One window of Amaranthus tricolor cultivar Red isolate AtriRed21 chromosome 11, ASM2621246v1, whole genome shotgun sequence genomic DNA carries:
- the LOC130827474 gene encoding beta-hexosaminidase 2, whose amino-acid sequence MLSVLYFLCCIYHVHGLVQLGIESPVQSQSRSRSQSHPTLNVWPKPTKLEWDTPKAAYLSSDFSIKGPQKHRHLLTAMERYKGLILTEHHTPLINREVVLSTSCLRVLKIEVSDLSAGLQHGVDESYNLTIYDASQTAVLAAKTVWGAMRGLETFSQLVWVGLEGGFIHHKLLVPVGLHIWDCPIFGHRGLMLDTSRNFYGVEDILRTISAMSWNKLNVFHWHITDSHSFPIVLPSEPQLAIKGSYGPFMQYTPADVARIVQFGFDHGVRVIPEIDSPAHTGSWAEAHPEIVTCAGKFWWPAGSAWADRFASEPGSGQLNPLHPKTYQVMKTVIKDIVSLFPDPYYHNGGDEVVPGCWTADPDIRAFVSNTNNSLSQLLQLFVNSTLPYIVSQKKTAIYWEDVLLDPTIRVEDTSILPPDHTILQTWNGGPRNTKRIVSSGYRAIVSSSDYYYLDCGHGAFVGNMSLYDQPPGTDQGNGGSWCGPFKTWQLIYNYDITYNLTAEEKRLVLGGEVALWSEQADPTVLDSRLWPRASALAESLWSGNRDETGKKRYAEATDRLNEWRYRMVKRGVMAEPIQPLWCIWNPGMCNAAQ is encoded by the exons ATGCTCAGTGTTCTGTACTTCCTCTGTTGCATATATCATGTTCATGGTCTAGTTCAACTAGGCATCGAATCACCCGTCCAATCCCAATCCCGATCCCGATCCCAATCGCACCCGACACTGAATGTGTGGCCAAAACCCACCAAGCTCGAGTGGGATACACCGAAGGCGGCCTACCTTTCGAGTGATTTTAGCATCAAAGGACCCCAAAAACATCGACACCTACTGACCGCCATGGAGCGATACAAGGGACTAATCCTGACAGAACATCACACACCACTGATCAACCGAGAAGTAGTCTTGTCAACCTCATGTTTACGGGTTTTAAAGATCGAAGTAAGCGACCTCAGCGCAGGATTGCAGCATGGGGTGGATGAGTCCTACAATCTCACAATCTATGATGCTAGTCAAACTGCTGTTTTGGCTGCTAAGACTGTGTGGGGCGCCATGCGGGGCCTCGAAACGTTTTCTCAGCTGGTTTGGGTAGGATTGGAAGGAGGTTTTATACATCATAAATTGTTGGTTCCTGTGGGTTTACACATCTGGGATTGCCCCATATTTGGACATCGTGGGTTGATGTTGGATACTTCTAGAAACTTCTATGGAGTTGAGGATATTCTAAGAACAATTTCTGCTATGAGTTGGAATAAGCTTAATGTGTTTCATTGGCATATCACTGATTCTCATTCCTTTCCTATTGTTTTGCCTTCTGAGCCCCAACTTGCTATTAAAGGATCTTATGGTCCCTTTATGCAGTATACTCCTGCTGATGTTGCCAGGATAGTCCAATTTGGTTTTGATCATGGCGTTCGTGTTATTCCCGAGATTGATTCTCCAG CACATACAGGGTCATGGGCAGAGGCGCACCCAGAGATAGTAACATGCGCAGGAAAGTTCTGGTGGCCAGCAGGATCGGCATGGGCGGACAGGTTTGCATCAGAACCCGGAAGTGGGCAGCTCAACCCTCTTCACCCCAAGACATACCAAGTCATGAAAACTGTGATCAAGGATATAGTCTCTCTATTCCCTGACCCATACTATCACAATGGTGGAGACGAGGTCGTCCCTGGGTGTTGGACTGCAGACCCCGACATTCGAGCATTCGTATCCAACACCAACAACAGTCTTTCTCAACTGCTTCAACTATTCGTCAACTCCACTCTCCCCTACATCGTCTCCCAGAAAAAAACCGCGATTTACTGGGAAGACGTTCTCCTAGACCCCACCATCCGAGTAGAGGACACATCGATTTTGCCCCCCGATCACACCATATTACAGACTTGGAACGGTGGTCCTCGAAACACAAAACGCATAGTATCCTCCGGTTATAGAGCAATCGTTTCTTCTTCTGATTACTACTACTTAGATTGTGGGCATGGTGCGTTCGTGGGGAATATGAGTCTGTATGATCAGCCACCAGGGACTGACCAGGGGAACGGAGGCTCGTGGTGTGGCCCGTTCAAGACGTGGCAGCTTATATATAACTATGACATTACCTATAATCTTACTGCAGAGGAGAAAAGGTTGGTCTTGGGTGGAGAGGTAGCATTGTGGTCTGAACAAGCTGACCCGACAGTTCTTGACTCGAGATTGTGGCCTCGAGCTTCTGCATTGGCGGAGTCTCTATGGTCGGGTAATAGGGATGAGACGGGCAAGAAAAGGTATGCCGAGGCCACAGATCGGTTGAACGAGTGGAGGTATAGGATGGTGAAAAGAGGGGTCATGGCTGAGCCTATACAACCCCTTTGGTGCATTTGGAATCCTGGCATGTGCAATGCTGCTCAATAA
- the LOC130827475 gene encoding uncharacterized protein LOC130827475: protein MWKIICACLRSKGEIVLPVASSGITALLLPRGRTANLRFGIPINVNEDFMCRGIEPNSQLAELLKRTKLIIRDEAPITHKHCFEALDRSFRDVVCCPNGKPSKLSFSGEVVFSSDFRQVLSVIPKVTRQDIVFTALNYSHTWNDCKVLRLTKNMRLRPGLSNVEELRDFADWILRVGDGKLGGPNEGEVTIGIPEDLLIKEASDPIAAIVDCIYPQIQKGSIHSSYFHERAILGPTNEIVDEVNEHILSLISGEERLYLSLNSIDKFDGN, encoded by the coding sequence ATGTGGAAGATCATATGTGCATGTTTAAGATCAAAGGGTGAAATTGTCCTTCCTGTAGCATCAAGTGGCATAACAGCATTATTACTTCCTAGAGGTAGAACTGCAAATTTACGATTTGGGATACCCATTAATGTTAATGAAGATTTCATGTGTAGAGGTATAGAACCTAATAGTCAGTTGGCAGAACTCCTTAAAAGAACCAAGCTAATAATAAGGGATGAGGCCCCAATAACTCACAAGCATTGTTTTGAAGCTCTAGATAGGAGTTTCCGTGATGTCGTTTGTTGTCCAAATGGTAAGCCATCTAAATTGAGCTTCAGCGGCGAAGTTGTATTTAGTAGTGATTTTAGGCAAGTTTTATCGGTGATACCGAAGGTTACGAGACAAGATATAGTATTTACCGCTCTCAACTATTCACATACTTGGAACGACTGCAAGGTATTACGTCTTACGAAGAACATGCGACTACGACCGGGATTGTCTAATGTAGAAGAACTACGAGATTTTGCAGATTGGATTCTCAGAGTTGGGGATGGAAAGCTAGGAGGACCTAACGAGGGAGAGGTTACTATAGGTATACCTGAAGATCTATTAATAAAAGAGGCATCTGATCCAATAGCTGCAATTGTTGATTGTATATATCCTCAAATTCAAAAGGGGTCAATTCATAGTTCTTACTTTCATGAGCGAGCGATATTGGGGCCAACAAATGAGATTGTTGACGAAGTAAATGAACATATTTTGTCACTTATCTCTGGAGAAGAAAGATTGTACTTGAGTTTGAATTCAATAGACAAATTTGACGGCAACTAG
- the LOC130826674 gene encoding uncharacterized protein LOC130826674, with product MDENSNFTRNSTTNYNNKKLRKLPHVFSKVLELPFKSDADVHIQEFPNCFKFTAQIEDAGMVLGDVKANVVRYHPGIIKIVIVRSDNPLESTIDELELDVWRFRLQPSARAEYATAVYAQGNLVVTVPKDGWGENVWMGDCKGGFKGNMGNLILVY from the coding sequence atggatgaaaattcaaatttcacACGTAATAGTACtactaattataataacaagAAATTACGAAAACTACCTCATGTTTTCAGCAAAGTTTTGGAACTTCCTTTTAAATCTGATGCTGATGTTCACATCCAAGAATTCCCTAATTGTTTCAAATTTACTGCTCAAATCGAAGATGCTGGAATGGTTCTTGGTGATGTTAAAGCTAATGTCGTTAGGTATCATCCCGGGATTATCAAAATTGTGATAGTAAGGAGTGATAATCCGTTGGAATCGACCATTGATGAGCTTGAATTGGATGTTTGGAGGTTTCGTTTACAACCGTCTGCACGAGCAGAGTATGCTACTGCGGTTTATGCGCAGGGGAATCTTGTTGTGACTGTGCCGAAGGATGGGTGGGGTGAGAATGTTTGGATGGGTGATTGTAAGGGTGGTTTTAAGGGTAATATGGGGAATCTTATTCTTGTATACTAA
- the LOC130827477 gene encoding uncharacterized protein LOC130827477 has protein sequence MMTCEIEEASGRGEQLMEVDIADASNGCMTEIRENGLLLWPVLPQEGGEGLPYAPANWPSPGDMWGWRVGKRVANSGFYLDRYLYLPLRFQKSKRKKDGFASKLSVEQYVRAMFPGTDVKAFFSSFSWKIPSKQAYLLKDEHGSFHISSEEMAEQSPLNMLPGAVGCKAGNIICSSLVENDQISPAVKPTQSCDVCCSEPGFCRECCCILCCKTIDLAYGGYSFIRCEATVHDDLICGHAAHINCALRSYMAGTVGGSIGLDTEYYCRRCDSRTDLTKHVTRLLENCESIESRDDINKMLWVGACILRGSQKKRSQRLLNRIESILQKLKGGCDLVDVWKAEMVIVPVPTGQVDGVNFACIDGKEKLSNQIEYLNLEEEVHRVLQELKNSQEHEFRITQDRLHARKNHISSLYQQLVKEKSELERLTPLTDHDALLKSIATIEERIKSELCKLRDMEKVAIGCGKTP, from the exons ATGATGACATGTGAAATCGAAGAGGCCTCAGGACGTGGTGAGCAATTGATGGAAGTTGATATTGCTGATGCTAGTAATGGATGTATGACTGAGATAAGGGAAAACGGTTTGCTTCTTTGGCCGGTATTACCTCAGGAGGGTGGAGAAGGTCTTCCATATGCACCTGCGAATTGGCCGAGCCCCGGTGATATGTGGGGATGGAGAGTTGGCAAAAGAGTGGCTAATTCTGGATTCTATCTTGACAGATACTTGTATCTCCCATTGCGTTTCCAGAAATCTAAGCGCAAGAAGGATGGATTTGCAAGCAAGCTTTCAGTTGAACAATATGTTCGAGCCATGTTCCCTGGTACTGATGTCAAAGCCTTTTTTTCATCATTCAGTTGGAAGATACCTTCAAAACAGGCTTATCTTTTGAAAG ATGAACATGGCTCTTTTCACATATCATCCGAAGAAATGGCAGAGCAGTCTCCACTCAATATGCTTCCTGGTGCTGTAGGCTGTAAGGCTGGTAATATAATTTGCTCCAGCCTTGTGGAAAATGACCAGATTTCTCCTGCTGTAAAACCTACCCAATCTTGTGATGTTTGCTGCAGCGAACCTGGATTCTGTCGAGAGTGTTGTTGTATATTGTGTTGTAAAACCATAGATTTGGCTTATGGAGGCTACAGCTTCATTCGATGTGAGGCAACAGTTCATGATGATTTAATCTGCGGCCATGCGGCTCATATTAACTGTGCTCTCAGATCTTATATGGCTGGGACAGTTGGAGGAAGTATTGGGCTAGACACTGAATACTATTGTCGTCGTTGTGATTCACGGACTGATTTGACTAAGCATGTCACAAGGCTTTTGGAGAACTGTGAATCCATTGAATCTCGGGATGACATTAATAAGATGTTATGGGTTGGTGCTTGTATTTTGCGGGGGTCACAGAAGAAACGTTCACAAAGACTGCTGAATCGTATTGAATCCATTTTGCAAAAG CTTAAAGGTGGATGTGATTTAGTTGATGTCTGGAAGGCGGAAATGGTGATTGTACCCGTTCCCACAG GGCAAGTAGACGGTGTTAATTTTGCTTGCATAGACGGAAAAGAGAAGCTTTCTAATCAAATTGAATATCTGAATTTGGAGGAGGAAGTTCATCGAGTTCTTCAGGAACTTAAAAACTCGCAAGAGCATGAATTCAGGATCACGCAGGATCGGCTTCATGCTCGGAAAAATCACATTTCTAGTCTTTATCAACAACTAGTGAAAGAAAAATCCGAACTAGAGCGGCTTACACCATTAACTGATCATGATGCCTTACTAAAGTCGATTGCAACCATAGAAGAGCGTATAAAGAGTGAGCTTTGCAAACTAAGAGATATGGAGAAAGTGGCCATAGGGTGTGGAAAGACTCCCTAA